Proteins encoded in a region of the Leishmania panamensis strain MHOM/PA/94/PSC-1 chromosome 15 sequence genome:
- a CDS encoding hypothetical protein (TriTrypDB/GeneDB-style sysID: LpmP.15.1180), translating to MLQRTAVSRCFGKALYGPSSTLPGDFFHCCAAHFKVHLHEETFIGTRSSQLRGLFLSHSRTTPLPANKPLATIPLSALLTVSNMATMPNGLPHITLAKVRDAIADDEFRIMAPQFYLGLQMSAIIAAIPDITRVRSAVEVSQAAQILSAGATPYARMLDDEDFNEEFVFGMYGMALDSWQRASYEEMTKKYHLALTAIHETFNLPFKIEHLQRITRLVLARVEHVPPSDYYGGSLFLRRLQRRWRRLKKIPEPAEVALVPYLDLVNHSNRPNCAIRIGPSSVLGGEGAITLVTLRDVLPGQELCRHYNFALNRASALFRYGFLPFDLISIVDHDAVDEHVRKSRDMFRPKSEEQLEQQRQEAKEVARLEKLFQAAKQRRGDSGAGVSASSA from the coding sequence atgctgcagcgcaccgccgtcTCGCGCTGCTTCGGCAAGGCGCTCTACGGACCCTCGTCGACTCTCCCCGGTGACTtcttccactgctgcgcggcgcacTTCAAAGTGCACCTACACGAGGAGACCTTCATCGGCACTCGGTCTTCGCAGCTCCgcggcctcttcctctcccactcccGCACCACCCCGCTGCCGGCCAACAAACCACTCGCCACCATCCCCCTCTCAGCGCTCTTAACTGTGTCGAATATGGCGACGATGCCCAATGGCCTACCGCACATAacgctggcgaaggtgcgGGACGCCATCGCGGATGATGAGTTCCGCATTATGGCCCCGCAATTCTACCTGGGGCTGCAGATGAGCGCCATCATCGCTGCGATTCCTGACATAACACGCGTACGCTCGGCCGTGGAGGTGAGTCAGGCAGCACAGATTCTAagcgccggcgccacgccGTATGCCCGCATGCTGGACGATGAAGACTTCAACGAGGAATTCGTGTTTGGTATGTATGGCATGGCCCTCGACTCGTGGCAACGCGCGAGCTACGAAGAGATGACCAAGAAGTACCATCTTGCTCTGACAGCCATCCATGAGACCTTTAACCTGCCCTTCAAAATCGAGCACCTTCAGCGCATCACAcggctggtgctggcgcgAGTGGAGCATGTGCCACCCTCCGACTACTACGGTGGGAGCCTTTTTCTCCGGCGACTgcagcgtcggtggcgacgacTGAAGAAGATACCGGAAccagcggaggtggcgctggtaCCGTACTTGGACCTCGTGAATCACAGCAATCGGCCGAACTGCGCCATTCGCATTGGCCCCTCCTCCGTGCTCGGTGGTGAGGGGGCCATCACCCTCGTCACGCTGCGCGACGTGCTGCCGGGGCAGGAGCTGTGCCGGCATTACAACTTTGCGCTGAACCGAGCGAGCGCGCTCTTCCGCTACGGCTTCTTGCCGTTTGACCTCATCTCCATCGTCGACCACGATGCCGTGGACGAGCACGTCAGGAAGTCGCGGGACATGTTCCGGCCGAAGTCGGAGGaacagctggagcagcagcggcaggaggccaaggaggtggcgcggcTAGAGAAGTTGTTCCAAGCTGCGAAGCAGAgacgcggcgacagcggcgcaggggtCAGCGCCTCAAGTGCCTGA
- a CDS encoding hypothetical protein (TriTrypDB/GeneDB-style sysID: LpmP.15.1190) has translation MSSRVRITVANAAADGGANVLRPPYPTEGGSVPIYSMMHGQIDKRNWVFRNPQWCELCNEPVSRWLDHQSRKDHALLDLHYSQLAEWPRRWNPEAVLSTFMEHLGIDSVEPYHALFSKLDREGRTELYAILVKLEEAGMVHFGSSRDTYLSRMVGGMRGFDHQGALVLHECLMGPFLRLFPNGLIQDYSNLLDFMSCSYNMETVYDMCGMYTLDKVALREHYGPSSPAAMGLGGVATSSSASRGYENDLLASWAANASSSSAASDSTTGAASTSGNDSNTTTRLAQLQAARAAKLQEKSEEEAFSRKSAFVRQLLGQLRWLLMPEQEHPAGFTFPPHIITLGELCLKGLVVAIIEARLCEYMVRAEPVWLSFGLERRQLKRNAIANADDVVPRLVRYSYRPMAQDLRDLYSTQPSALDALVQAGLVKKKLPTLKAFGRCEKAPNSEKPLQGGVTAEDSSRARPSSGLAPSAASKRLQSILVSRQPQ, from the coding sequence ATGTCCTCCCGAGTACGTATCACCGTGGCCAACGCCGCGGCAGACGGTGGCGCGAACGTCCTGCGGCCTCCATACCCGACGGAGGGCGGCAGCGTTCCGATCTACTCGATGATGCACGGACAGATCGACAAGCGGAACTGGGTGTTTCGCAACCCGCAGTGGTGCGAACTGTGCAACGAACCAGTGTCGCGTTGGTTGGATCATCAGAGTCGCAAGGAccacgcgctgctggatcTACACTACTCGCAGCTGGCCGAGTGGCCGCGTCGGTGGAACCccgaggcggtgctgtcaaCCTTCATGGAGCACCTCGGAATCGACAGCGTGGAGCCGTACCACGCGCTCTTCTCCAAGCTGGACAGAGAGGGCCGCACTGAGCTCTATGCGATACTCGTCAAGCTGGAAGAGGCTGGCATGGTGCACTTTGGCAGCAGCCGTGACACCTACCTTAGCCGCATGGTGGGTGGGATGCGCGGGTTCGACCATCAAGgagcgctggtgctgcacgagTGCCTAATGGGACCATTTCTGCGGCTCTTTCCAAACGGCCTCATACAGGACTACTCCAACCTCCTCGACTTCATGTCGTGCAGCTACAATATGGAGACGGTATACGACATGTGCGGCATGTACACGCTGGACAAGGTGGCACTGCGAGAGCACTACGGCCCGAGCTCGCCAGCCGCGATGGGGCTGGGCGGCGTCGCGACGAGCTCCTCCGCGTCGCGCGGCTACGAAAACGATTTGCTTGCGTCTTGGGCTGCCAatgcatcgtcgtcgtccgccGCTTCCGACAGCACGACCGGCGCTGCGAGCACCTCAGGTAATGACAGCAACACCACGACCCGACTGGCGCAGCTACAAGCGGCACGGGCTGCCAAATTACAAGAGAagtcagaggaggaggccttCTCGCGCAAGAGCGCATTTGTGCGTCAACTCCTTGGGCAGTTGCGGTGGCTGCTGATGCCAGAACAGGAGCACCCGGCCGGCTTCACATTCCCGCCGCACATCATCACCCTGGGTGAGCTGTGCCTGAAGGGACTGGTGGTCGCGATTATCGAAGCACGCCTCTGCGAGTACATGGTGCGGGCCGAGCCTGTCTGGCTTTCCTTCGGCCtcgagcggcggcagctaAAGCGCAACGCAATTGCAAACGCCGACGACGTAGTCCCACGACTTGTGCGATACTCCTACCGCCCCATGGCCCAGGACCTGCGTGACCTGTACTCCACCCAACCAAGTGCCCTTGATGCACTGGTCCAGGCGGGCCTAGTAAAGAAGAAGCTCCCGACGCTGAAGGCCTTTGGGAGGTGCGAGAAAGCACCTAACTCTGAAAAGCCACTTCAAGGTGGAGTGACAGCGGAGGACAGCTCGCGTGCCAGGCCCTCGTCGGGACTCGCCCCCTCTGCTGCAAGCAAGCGATTGCAGTCGATTCTCGTTTCCAGGCAACCGCAGTGA
- a CDS encoding hypothetical protein (TriTrypDB/GeneDB-style sysID: LpmP.15.1200) produces the protein MEIDSLKIQLTNLLTLPHDSDTNEDDAVVVIFDYIHGAHKVANMLLLEERLPELQQCLHLCQAAIGEIALGPVAETTTAAADTASEEAATSAGAAPSTTHDTSGPLGANGKAVDSLLSSSLLPSSPGTTSKRRQTPLALRRDKDRHVFSVLASRTARLQKQLEASMRAWQNRNTNHHLHKLNLEFRDDGVDGTLDRCEAAASICFVQWQLQQLPRAAPMTLALPPTSSRGAPDSSAQMPAIRPPPRATRLSAPVQGGHGGSPSLRLPSLSTLGTFGTARQQAILAAPPPSPPPRRDIVTGERSNLNGWRPHTCLPPLATDSRALGEGRYQAHALAGGALHKRLQSTNHVGTPAAEDREVENDGGIRAAQQLYGTQNEDSISLYSHDIQEKLHRWSSSVAVTQPSPTASYHATQLVSRTMAVNDADEKEEADGWVVYDSDAGGCASGQVGFAPFQRPHTGWLLRAALSRLGSTASTHVPALSPSSPWRAGDGVPCTAASVFATGSHTPPPAQSPSNLVEAFTPRCRVLPVSTNAPVTTSSVANAMDSSTPLQLKAARGVPRDDAHAAISAASASILTPCSASLATPSMTSELLSLQSDATAAGSLPPLAGPATTTSTISADAARVVQAARQAMQFVMTSLKAQHHRTAQALEQYDDLALSRLSYSARQSLIASCARQATHECVGVRSSSTGGSGGDESSVWIASPASVDTPATPNCSLAAAVAVTIAEQHQLQHRRPLPPLCPLPSQQLSPGAEQQLRELHAECEQQLAASVSNVREMEARWLAQHRQLEACVALPRLKNSAECCRHHRPHPAQRSLYDPPQCESTCRRPGEQYSHSNSRGGGHARGAAPLHTFSVPPSPASPECKSPVAPTVMAEAAAAATATAVMQQGDDQSEDDEATLPALGPSHTEIVAPSGITAAYPFHAIADVSSEKGVSEGASGDSSVLRSAAETMRPVATVLPLAKHATQGTQESGDAAGTRIAVALAAASAQPSQQGRHSDAGGAAGHYTYNAAVDALVYARLTARTDAVPPQKARASLAVAAAAEESGPSTVEETLVAWRRMLQAMGSTSTTTAVVRGSGIKAVEMNVGAAYSCPSQASVCEAAVAVAQPPSTAKGDVRRMGNYIRWSADLVRGLRTQRVVCEALRQASKHVHPGDLVRPAWETVAAAHPQPSLLELPGVCLTDVDEAEASTKALVMCLTASASTTSPAPTGAAVTFNSAAPSPPATVGLLRDNSSFNKTSPTLSASSSQHTLTRWSRGKDIAPWLPSSVDTASTSPRDVTSEGSSTAAVTGVLRQLHAAYRASAMLRGVKDWTAVAPVLLARSLPLSVRAVRIQKWWRQRLAVRLCQQRRSARETYLIEEERLDAAALRLQRQIRVHWAQEASARRAAACAAWTEHRVAAERTSTKHSGFVDDLAGGSGGGGGASSSSQPVSRAHSAHIASAAEVDKGASIFFRSALTTVAPGDDDAVDGDRGRCEMACSSPSRTKTTPLSTTTPTEAVSAMALTAAASLPGHLGTASKHRPLPTHRTSGLQTPLELLNTAAQRIQRCYRHHLTAHTARLCQDVEVLSAVLTRRAPLAAIRMTLTASPTSSVALSVAASARESANAPDAPVMRNLLDLCTGDVYEAHLQRSLAARRHGDYKTALHHVCLRDLQRIRQEREREQQRWERQVLEVTKTIQRVGRGYWCRRWLHERGLKMRQSARHHQIEVPRCSPMSGLQSVQLLSPNGLGAQRAMSEDDPCAQLAGGEAVSSHIMLRLRAVHPQWFEIAADPTSAQYIALHRTPAQLAAVTITEAFVAAFASRAEVYNKYRHACAKSLQLAWRLHRAKLHGCRTQSHIVSASES, from the coding sequence ATGGAAATCGATTCCCTGAAGATTCAACTGACGAATCTGCTTACCCTGCCCCATGACAGCGACACCAATGAAGATGatgccgtcgtcgtcatcttcGACTACATTCACGGCGCCCACAAGGTAGCCAACATGCTGTTACTGGAGGAGAGGCTCCCTGAGCTACAACAGTGCCTGCATCTCTGTCAAGCAGCCATCGGGGAGATCGCCTTGGGCCCCGTAGCTGAAActacaacagcagcggccgacACAGCCTCAGAGGAGGCCGCCActtctgctggtgctgctccgtCCACTACCCACGACACCTCAGGTCCTCTCGGTGCGAATGGGAAGGCTGTGGACTCACTGCTGAGTTCCTCTTTATTGCCCTCATCCCCGGGTACAACATCGAAGCGGCGGCAGACCCCGCTGGCTCTGCGCCGCGACAAAGACCGTCACGTCTTTTCGGTCTTGGCAAGCCGCACAGCGCGACTGcagaagcagctggaggccTCTATGCGGGCCTGGCAGAACCGCAATACcaaccaccacctccacaaaCTCAACCTGGAGTTCAGGGACGATGGCGTGGACGGGACACTAGACAGGTGCGAAGCCGCGGCGAGCATCTGCTTCGTTCAATGGCAGCTGCAACAGCTCCCCCGTGCTGCTCCGATGACGCTGGCGCTTCCACCAACCTCCAGTCGTGGCGCTCCGGATAGCAGCGCGCAGATGCCTGCCATTCGCCCCCCGCCTCGGGCGACTCGCCTCTCCGCGCCTGTGCAGGGCGGCCACGGCGGGTCACCATCGCTCCGCCTTCCGTCGCTCAGCACGCTGGGGACGTTTGGCACCGCTCGCCAACAAGCGATCcttgccgcgccgccgccctcgccaccaccgaggCGCGATATCGTCACTGGTGAACGGTCGAACCTCAACGGGTGGAGACCGCACACGTGTCTACCGCCCCTTGCTACTGACAGCCGCGCACTGGGCGAGGGTCGCTATCAAGCCCACGCCCTAgctggcggtgcgctgcacaaGCGTCTGCAGTCGACTAATCACGTTGGGACTCCCGCAGCCGAAGACAGGGAGGTGGAAAACGACGGCGGCATTCGTGCGGCTCAGCAGCTATACGGCACTCAGAACGAGGACAGTATTTCCCTCTACTCACATGACATACAGGAGAAGCTGCATCGGTGGAGCTcctcggtggcggtgaccCAGCCAAGCCCCACCGCGTCCTATCACGCGACCCAACTGGTGTCGCGTACCATGGCAGTCAACGACGCTGatgaaaaggaggaggcggatggATGGGTTGTGtacgacagcgacgccggGGGTTGTGCTAGCGGCCAGGTCGGTTTCGCTCCCTTCCAAAGGCCGCATACGGGATGGCTGCTGCGGGCGGCACTGTCACGGCTAGGGTCCACCGCCAGTACCCACGTCCCTGCCTtgtccccctcttccccttggCGTGCCGGTGACGGCGTAccgtgcaccgctgccagtgTCTTCGCTACCGGCAGCCACACTCCACCTCCAGCCCAGTCTCCATCTAACCTGGTGGAGGCTTTTACGCCGCGGTGCCGTGTCCTGCCTGTGTCCACTAACGCGCCTGTCACGACATCCTCTGTGGCCAATGCGATGGACTCCtcgacaccgctgcagctaAAGGCCGCTCGAGGCGTGCCGCGTGACGACGCACACGCCGCGATAAgtgccgcctctgcttcGATCTTGACGCCATGCTCGGCATCCCTGGCGACGCCCAGCATGACTTCGGAGCTGCTGTCTCTCCAGTCGGACGCCACAGCCGCTGGCTCCCTCCCGCCTCTGGCAGGGCCGGCGACAACAACGTCCACGATATCGGCCGACGCGGCTCGCGTGGTGCAAGCCGCTCGGCAAGCAATGCAGTTTGTGATGACGAGTCTGAAAGCGCAGCATCATCGTACTGCTCAGGCGTTGGAGCAGTACGATGACTTGGCTCTCTCCCGACTATCCTACAGCGCACGCCAATCCCTGATAGCGAGTTGTGCGCGACAAGCGACGCATGAGTGTGTGGGCgtacgcagcagcagcaccggcggcagcggtggagacgAGAGCTCCGTGTGGATTGCTTCGCCCGCTTCGGTGGACACGCCTGCCACGCCAAACTGTTCCCTCGCCGCGGCGGTAGCGGTCACCATCGCAGAGCAACACCAGTTGCAGCACCGGAGGCCCCTGCCACCGTTGTGCCcactgccgtcgcagcagctcagccCAGGTGCAGAACAGCAGCTTCGCGAACTCCACGCGGagtgcgagcagcagctggcggctTCTGTGTCCAACGTGCGAGAGATGGAGGCGCGGTGGCTGGCACAACACCGGCAGCTGGAGGCTTGCGTCGCGTTGCCTCGTCTAAAGAACTCTGCAGAGTGCtgccggcaccaccgccctcACCCCGCGCAGCGCAGTCTCTACGACCCGCCGCAGTGTGAGAGCACCTGCCGACGCCCCGGCGAGCAATACAGTCACTCAAATTCTCGCGGGGGAGGGCACGCGCGGGGTGCAGCGCCCCTGCACACATTCTCCGTCCCACCCTCGCCAGCATCGCCTGAGTGCAAGTCGCCGGTGGCCCCTACCGTCATggcagaagcggcggcggcggcgacagcgacggcggttATGCAACAGGGTGACGACCAgagcgaggacgacgaggcaACGTTGCCGGCCTTAGGGCCTTCGCACACGGAGATCGTGGCTCCTAGTGGCATCACCGCGGCCTACCCATTTCACGCTATCGCCGATGTCTCTAGTGAGAAGGGAGTGAGCGAAGGCGCTTCCGGGGATAGCTCTGTGCTGCGGAGTGCCGCGGAGACGATGCGGCCCGTCGCCACGGTACTCCCCCTCGCCAAGCACGCGACACAGGGGACACAGGAAAGTGGTGATGCAGCGGGGACAAGAATAGCtgttgctcttgctgctgccagcgcACAGCCATCACAGCAGGGAAGGCACAGCGAtgcaggtggcgcagcggggcACTACACGTACAACGCAGCGGTGGACGCGCTGGTTTATGCCCGCCTGACTGCCAGGACCGATGCAGTCCCACCGCAGAAGGCACGAGCCTCCttagcagtagcagcagcagcagaggagagcgggcCAAGCACCGTGGAGGAGACGCTCGTAGCATGGCGGCGCAtgctgcaggcgatgggCAGCACTTCGACAACAACGGCGGTCGTGCGTGGCTCAGGGATAAAGGCTGTGGAGATGAACGTGGGTGCAGCTTATTCTTGTCCTTCCCAAGCCAGCGTCTGTGAGGCAGCCGTAGCCGTAGCGCAACCGCCCAGCACAGCGAAGGGTGACGTGCGCCGCATGGGGAATTACATTCGTTGGTCAGCTGACTTGGTCCGCGGGCTCCGTACGCAGCGTGTCGTCTGCGAGGCGTTGCGTCAAGCCTCTAAGCACGTGCACCCCGGCGATCTCGTCCGTCCTGCGTGGGAGacggtcgctgctgctcatccgCAGCCGTCGTTGTTGGAGCTTCCTGGTGTGTGCCTGACTGACGTGGATGAAGCGGAGGCGAGCACAAAGGCACTAGTGATGTGCCTTACAGCAAGCGCAAGCACAACCTCGCCGGCCCCCACGGGTGCGGCGGTCACCTTCAACTCTgcggcaccgtcaccgccagcAACGGTCGGCCTTCTGAGGGACAATTCGAGTTTCAACAAGACGTCCCCCACGTTgagcgcctcgtcgtcgcagCACACGCTCACTAGGTGGAGCAGGGGAAAAGACATCGCACCGTGGCTGCCGTCATCCGTTGACACTGCCAGCACCTCGCCACGCGACGTTACGTCTGAGGGGTCGTCAACAGCAGCGGTAACAGGTGTGCTCCGACAACTGCATGCAGCGTACCGCGCGAGCGCCATGCTACGAGGCGTCAAAGATTGGACAGCCGTGGCGCCAGTCCTCCTGGCCCGCTCGCTGCCGCTTAGCGTACGTGCAGTGCGCATTCAGAAGTGGTGGCGTCAGCGACTCGCCGTTCGCTTGTGCCAACAGCGCCGCTCTGCGCGGGAGACCTATCTCATCGAGGAGGAACGCCTcgatgccgccgcgctgcggctgcagcggcaaaTTCGTGTGCACTGGGCTCAGGAGGCCTCGGCGCGTCGCGCTGCGGCGTGTGCCGCCTGGACAGAGCACCGCGTGGCTGCCGAGCGGACCTCCACAAAGCACAGTGGCTTTGTCGACGACCtcgcaggcggcagcggcggcggcggaggggcgtcgtcgtcgtcgcagcCGGTGAGTCGTGCGCACTCAGCCCACATTGCGTCGGCGGCCGAGGTGGACAAGGGTGCCTCCATCTTTTTCCGCTCTGCCCTGACCACCGTAGCCCccggcgacgacgatgctGTAGATGGCGACCGCGGTCGGTGCGAGATGGCGTGTAGCTCGCCGTCAAGAACGAAAACAACGCCATTGTCGACGACCACACCAACAGAGGCGGTGTCAGCGATGGCTCTGAcagccgccgcgtcgctgccgggGCACCTTGGCACAGCCAGTAAGCACCGACCCTTGCCAACGCATCGAACCTCAGGACTACAGACGCCGCTGGAGCTTCTCAACACTGCCGCACAGCGCATCCAACGGTGTTACCGACACCATCTCACAGCTCACACGGCACGCCTCTGTCAAGACGTGGAGGTACTCAGCGCCGTCCTCACACGACGGGCACCACTCGCCGCGATACGCATGACCCTGACTGCTTCACCGACCTCAAGCGTGGCTTTATCAGTCGCTGCTTCGGCACGAGAATCGGCCAACGCCCCTGATGCACCCGTCATGCGCAACCTCCTCGACCTCTGCACTGGAGATGTCTacgaggcgcacctgcagcgcagtcttgcagcacggcgccacGGCGACTACAAGACCGCACTGCACCACGTGTGTCTTCGGGACTTACAGCGTATTCGCCAGGAGCGCGagcgcgagcagcagcgatgggaACGTcaggtgctggaggtgacCAAGACGATCCAGCGAGTTGGTCGAGGCTATtggtgccggcggtggctgcatGAGCGGGGGCTGAAGATGAGGCAGTCCGCCAGACATCACCAGATAGAGGTGCCGCGGTGCTCCCCCATGAGCGGGCTCCAAAGTGTGCAGCTTCTCAGCCCCAACGGCCTGGGCGCGCAGCGGGCGATGTCGGAGGATGACCCGTGTGCTCAGCTGGCTGGTGGCGAGGCGGTGTCGTCGCACATAATGTTGCGCTTGCGTGCAGTGCACCCGCAGTGGTTTGAGATCGCTGCGGATCCCACGAGTGCGCAGTACATCGCGTTGCACCGCACTCCCGCCCAGCTGGCCGCTGTCACCATAACGGAGGCGTTTGTGGCAGCCTTCGCTAGCCGCGCGGAGGTCTACAACAAGTACCGTCACGCGTGCGCAAAGAGTCTTCAGCTAGCGTGGCGTCTGCATCGAGCAAAGCTGCACGGCTGCCGCACACAGAGCCACATTGTCTCAGCAAGCGAATCATAA